GTGGGGCGGGGGTCGCGGCCCTTGCGGCCGTCATGCTGATCATCGCCGCCGCGCTCTACCGCCTCGTCCGGGCACCGGAGTCGCGGCCACCGGTGCGGCGACGGCGGATCGTGGACGAGACCTGGGAGGGCGTCCGGTTCCTGCTGGGCGATGCCCGCCTGCGGGCGATCGTGCTCGTCGGCGCGCTCGTCGTGACGATGTCCGGACTCACGACGGCCGCCACGTTCGCCGTGGTCGACGAGGGCCTGGGACTGTCGGTGGCGTTCATGGGCGTGCTGTCCTCCGCGCAGGGCGCCGGTGCTCTGGCCGGGGGCCTGCTCACCGGACGACTGATGGCCAGACGGGGGGAGGCACTGGTCGGGACGTTGGGCGCGGTCCTGTTCGCAGCCGGAACCGCGGCGCGCCTGCTGCCCTGGACGCCCGGCGTCGTGGCCGGCAGCGTCGTCGTCGGTGTGGGTCTGCCCTGGGCGGTGGTCGCGGCGATGACGGCGGTGCAACGACAGACGCCGCAGGACCTGCTCGGGCGGGTCGCCGGCACCGCCAGCACCGTCCTGTTCGGCCCGATGGCGATAGGCATTCCACTGGGCGCCTGGTTCGTCGCCGTCGCGGACTACCGCCTGACCCTCGTCGCGGTGGCGATCCTGACCGTGATCGGTGGCCTGCTGCTGACGGGCCGTGCGTCCATCACCAGGACCGAAGGTGAAGGCGTGGCAGGCGGAGGCGCGACGCCGGACAGGGCGGGCACGCCGGAGAGCGGGGTGGCGGTCGAGGGCGGATCCCCCGCGCGGCGGGGGAGCGCCGAGGCCGGCGTTCGCGTGTCGGACGGCGACGCGCACGGCCCGGTGGAGGCCCGCGAGGTCGGCTGACCGCCCGGGGCGAGGGGGCGTCGCCTTCCTCGGTCCCGCCCGGACACCCACGCTCCTCGCCGACCACCCGCGTCGCCGGCTCTGCTCGTGATCGTCCTGCCCGGTACTTCGCCGGGTCGCCCCCGGCCCGTGTGGCGGGCCGCACCGGCCGACCACTGACTGTGCCCGGTCGGCGCGTGCCTTGCCGCGCGATACCCGGGCAGCCGGCGCCGCAGCCCGGCCTCGTGGCGAGGGCGCGGCCTGCGCGCTCGACTGCCCTCCACCGTGGACGGCCGGCTCGCGGTCGACGCCCGCGCCGACGACACCCGCGCCGTCGGATCCCGCCCCGACGGACCCTGGGCCGGCGTGACCGTGTCCCGCCGGCGGGACACGGCGGGCGTTTCCCGAAGCGTCGGAAACGGTACGGGCGATCCGGCGACCGGCCGACGAAGGTGAGCTGACAGGCCGGCCGAACAGAATCATCGGGACGCCGTACGGCAGCCGATGTCGAGACCCTGACGGAACTGATCGCGGGTCTCACGTACGGCCCGAATCGAGAGGGCCTGATCTTGACAAGTCCGACGCGGCCCGGAGTTCCGTATCCCACGCTGGGCAGCATTCTCGGTGACGAGGAAGTAAGGGCCGTCGCCGATGTGCTGTTGTCGCGCGAGCGGTTGTCGCAGGGCTCCTGGAGGCGCAGGTTCGAGGAAGCGTTCAAGACCTACACGGGTGCCGCGCACGCCCTCACGGTGACCAGTGGAACCGTCGCTCTCCGGCTGGCGATCCAACTCCTGGATCTGCGAGCGGGCGACGAGGTCGTGGTGACGCCGCAGACCTACCAGGCGACGGCGCAGCCGCTTCTCGACTACCCGGCGACGGTGCGCTTCTGCGACATCGATCCGAACTCGCTGAACGTGGACGTGAACAGGCTCGCGGAGTTGGTGAACCACCGCACGAAGGCGGTGATCATCGTTCACTACGGTGGCCTGCCGGCCGACATGGCCGCCATCCGGGAACTGTCAAAGCGCCACGACTTCGTCATCATCGAGGACTGCGCCCACGCACTCGGTGCCGAGTACCTCGGCGAACGGCCGGGCGTGCTCGGAGACATCGGTTGCTTCAGCTTCCACTCGACGAAGAACATCACCACCCTCGGCGAGGGCGGCATGCTGACGCTGGACCGCGACGACTGGGCCGAGCGCATCACCCGGCTGCGCAACAACGAATGCGACGCGGTGTACCGGCCGGCCGTACCGGACCTGCCAAAGGTGCCCCGCGCCATGTTCGACGGGCTGGCCCACAGCAGCGAGTGCGTCGGCGTACGCGCCGCCGGCACCAACGCGACGCTGAGCGAGCCGGCCGCCGCCGTCGGCCTGGTGCAACTCCGGAAGCTGGCCGCGCTCACCGAGGCGAGGCGACGCGTCGCGGCTCAGCTCGACGAGGCTCTCGCGGCCCATCCGGGTGTACGCCTCCAACTGGCTCCCGACGGCGTTCGACACTCGTACCACCTGTACACGATGTTCGTCCGGCCGGAGCAGGGGATCGTGCGGGACCGGGTCGTCGAGCGCCTGGTGCAGCTCGGGGTGGACGTGTGGCTGCGGTACTTCCCGGTGCATCTGCTACCCGAGTGGCGTAACCGGGGCAACGGGCTCGGCGACTGCCCGGTCGCCGAACGGTGCTGGTTCGAGGAGCAGATCAACCTGCCGTGCCACCCGGCCTTCGGCGATGTCGACGTGAAGACGATGGTCGCCGCGCTCGGCGACGCGCTGGACTACGGAACCCGTTCCTAGTGACGGTTGAGGGGAGCAGCTGATGGCGAACGCGGACAGGACCTTCGACGTCGCCGTGATCGGCGGTGGTGCCGTCGGGCTCGCGGCGGCGTGGCAGGCGAGCGCCGCGGGGTTGTCCGTGGTGCTCTTCGAGCGGGGACCGCTCTTCCACGACAACGGAAGCTCCGGCGGTGCCGAACGGCAGTGGCGTGTCCAGTACAGCGAGGAACCGTTGGCCCGCTTGGTGCTCGCGTCCGTTCCGATGTGGGACCGACTGGAACAGGCCATCGACCGTCCGCTCATCCATCGCACCGGCAGCCTGTGGTTCGGCGACATCGACCAGGACAGCAACGAGGGGCAGATCCGGGCGGCGGCGGACGTACTGGAACGACTGTCGCTCCGCTACGAGTGGCTCGGTGCCCGGGACATCGAGAAGCGGTACGGGTTCGCCGACCTGCCGGAGCACTACCAGGGTTTCCACCAGCCCGACGGCGGCGTGATCGACGTGCGGGGCACGCTCTGGGCGCTGTACACGCTGGCGGTGGCCAGCGGGGCCGAGATCCGACCCCAGGTCACCGTCC
The nucleotide sequence above comes from Micromonospora sp. M71_S20. Encoded proteins:
- a CDS encoding MFS transporter, translating into MVPLAAGQRRNVALFVVVSLVSGFGGTAMSLVAGIWVMALTNSASLAAMAGFCVFFPTLFGPLLGALVDRLPRRPLLVWTNLVVAASLLLLLAVRSADQVWLLYVVMLGYGISYVLLDAGEAAWLPAALPGDALGRVNGLRMSAQEGAKLLAPLLGAGLFTLLGGAGVAALAAVMLIIAAALYRLVRAPESRPPVRRRRIVDETWEGVRFLLGDARLRAIVLVGALVVTMSGLTTAATFAVVDEGLGLSVAFMGVLSSAQGAGALAGGLLTGRLMARRGEALVGTLGAVLFAAGTAARLLPWTPGVVAGSVVVGVGLPWAVVAAMTAVQRQTPQDLLGRVAGTASTVLFGPMAIGIPLGAWFVAVADYRLTLVAVAILTVIGGLLLTGRASITRTEGEGVAGGGATPDRAGTPESGVAVEGGSPARRGSAEAGVRVSDGDAHGPVEAREVG
- a CDS encoding DegT/DnrJ/EryC1/StrS aminotransferase family protein; translated protein: MTSPTRPGVPYPTLGSILGDEEVRAVADVLLSRERLSQGSWRRRFEEAFKTYTGAAHALTVTSGTVALRLAIQLLDLRAGDEVVVTPQTYQATAQPLLDYPATVRFCDIDPNSLNVDVNRLAELVNHRTKAVIIVHYGGLPADMAAIRELSKRHDFVIIEDCAHALGAEYLGERPGVLGDIGCFSFHSTKNITTLGEGGMLTLDRDDWAERITRLRNNECDAVYRPAVPDLPKVPRAMFDGLAHSSECVGVRAAGTNATLSEPAAAVGLVQLRKLAALTEARRRVAAQLDEALAAHPGVRLQLAPDGVRHSYHLYTMFVRPEQGIVRDRVVERLVQLGVDVWLRYFPVHLLPEWRNRGNGLGDCPVAERCWFEEQINLPCHPAFGDVDVKTMVAALGDALDYGTRS